The following proteins are encoded in a genomic region of Methylobacterium tardum:
- a CDS encoding GMC oxidoreductase, which produces MPGEHYDVIIVGSGPGGGTMAWRLAQTGKRILLIERGDYLLREPRNWDSQAVIADGYYQAKETWYSSDGSSFHPGLHYYVGGNSKFYGSVLFRLREKDFAEIRHQDGIAPAWPVGYDEFEPYYQAAEELFHVHGLRGEDPTEPWSNKPYAHPPVSHEPRIQELFDNLKQAGHHPFHLPVGVRLAEKDGRAVSTSPCIKCESFDGFPCPTNGKSDAQTMVVDPALRDCPNLTLLTRTYIERLVTDAAGRTVTGVVGTRDGDPFEASADIVVVACGALSSALLLLRSASDRHPNGLANGSDQVGRNYMRHNNSTVLAISKTPNPTRFQKTLGLNDFYFGDPDPKDGWDFPLGHIQMVGKSDGAQIHGEGLPGFLQWFPNKPFDWIAKHSVDFWLTSEDIPLAQNRIYYRDGKVHLDLTETNVEAHKRLRHKLQEICAFTDIHPHLFDRSLYLGKNVPIGGTAHQAGTLRFGDDPANSVLDRNCKAHELDNLYVTDASFFPSIGAVNPTLTIIANALRVADHLVQRMGARDEIAPPRLFDHTEPREPVPA; this is translated from the coding sequence ATGCCCGGCGAGCATTATGACGTCATCATCGTCGGGTCCGGCCCGGGCGGCGGGACGATGGCGTGGCGCCTGGCCCAGACCGGCAAGCGCATCCTGCTGATCGAGCGCGGCGACTATCTCCTGCGCGAGCCGCGGAACTGGGACAGCCAGGCCGTGATCGCCGACGGTTACTACCAGGCCAAGGAGACGTGGTACTCCTCGGACGGCAGCAGCTTCCATCCGGGGCTGCACTACTACGTCGGCGGGAACTCGAAGTTCTACGGCTCGGTCCTGTTCCGGCTGCGCGAGAAGGACTTCGCCGAGATCCGCCATCAGGACGGCATCGCGCCGGCCTGGCCGGTGGGCTACGACGAATTCGAGCCGTATTATCAGGCCGCGGAGGAACTGTTCCACGTCCACGGCCTGCGCGGTGAGGATCCCACCGAGCCGTGGTCGAACAAGCCCTACGCCCATCCGCCGGTCTCGCACGAGCCGCGGATCCAAGAGCTGTTCGACAATCTCAAGCAGGCCGGCCATCACCCGTTCCACCTGCCGGTGGGCGTGCGGCTCGCCGAGAAGGACGGGCGGGCGGTCTCGACCTCGCCCTGCATCAAGTGCGAATCCTTCGACGGCTTCCCCTGCCCGACCAACGGCAAGTCGGATGCGCAGACCATGGTGGTCGACCCCGCCCTGCGGGACTGCCCGAACCTCACGCTCCTCACCCGCACCTATATCGAGCGTCTCGTCACGGACGCCGCGGGCCGCACGGTGACCGGTGTCGTCGGCACCCGTGACGGCGATCCCTTCGAGGCCTCCGCCGACATCGTCGTGGTGGCCTGCGGCGCGCTCTCCTCGGCCCTGCTGCTGCTGCGCTCGGCGAGCGACCGGCACCCGAACGGCCTGGCCAATGGCTCGGACCAAGTCGGCCGCAACTACATGCGCCACAACAATTCGACGGTGCTGGCGATCTCGAAGACGCCGAACCCGACCCGGTTCCAGAAGACCCTCGGGCTCAACGACTTCTATTTCGGCGACCCGGATCCGAAGGATGGGTGGGATTTCCCGCTCGGGCACATCCAGATGGTCGGCAAGTCCGACGGGGCTCAGATCCATGGCGAGGGCCTGCCGGGCTTCCTGCAATGGTTTCCCAACAAGCCCTTCGACTGGATCGCCAAGCATTCGGTGGATTTCTGGCTGACCTCGGAAGACATTCCTCTGGCTCAGAACCGGATCTACTACCGGGACGGCAAGGTCCATCTCGATCTCACCGAGACGAACGTCGAGGCGCACAAGCGGCTGCGGCACAAGCTGCAGGAGATCTGCGCCTTCACCGACATCCATCCGCACCTGTTCGACCGCTCGCTCTATCTCGGCAAGAACGTCCCGATCGGCGGCACCGCGCACCAAGCCGGAACGCTCAGATTCGGCGACGATCCCGCGAACTCCGTGCTCGACCGCAACTGCAAGGCGCACGAACTCGACAATCTCTACGTGACCGACGCGAGCTTCTTCCCGTCGATCGGCGCCGTGAACCCGACCCTGACGATCATTGCCAACGCCCTGCGGGTGGCCGACCACCTCGTCCAGCGGATGGGCGCCCGGGACGAGATCGCGCCGCCCCGGCTGTTCGACCACACCGAGCCGCGCGAGCCGGTTCCGGCGTGA